In Rubripirellula amarantea, a single genomic region encodes these proteins:
- a CDS encoding ion transporter yields MSVTKKASIQRRRDQQRPTDAGWRQELYDIIFEAETPSGRWFDIVLLIAILLSIAIVSLETVEGWSSVSFLEAGEWTLTALFTLEYLMRLACVRHPLKYARSFWGIIDLLSILPSYVGLFLGRSSRSFVILRSIRLLRVFRVLKLWRMMDEADELGTAVWRARNKIVVFLAVVLVAVTISGTLMFHIESVAAVEFDPENVKTTQFTSIPQAMYWAIVTMTTVGYGDVVPQTIVGKVIAAALILLGYSLIIVPSTFVTAEIMSHTTHESKITCEHCGVEDVREDAAYCYRCGTRL; encoded by the coding sequence ATGAGCGTTACGAAGAAAGCCAGCATCCAGCGTCGCCGCGATCAGCAACGTCCGACCGACGCGGGTTGGCGTCAAGAGCTCTACGACATCATCTTTGAAGCCGAAACGCCCTCGGGACGCTGGTTCGATATCGTACTGCTGATCGCGATCTTGCTTAGCATCGCTATCGTGTCTTTAGAAACGGTCGAAGGCTGGAGTTCCGTCAGCTTTTTGGAAGCCGGCGAATGGACACTGACGGCGTTGTTCACGCTTGAGTACCTGATGCGGTTGGCTTGCGTAAGGCACCCGCTGAAGTACGCCCGCAGCTTTTGGGGCATCATTGATTTGCTGAGCATCTTGCCATCCTATGTCGGCTTGTTCTTGGGACGCTCGTCTCGCTCGTTCGTAATCCTGCGCAGTATTCGATTGTTGCGTGTGTTTCGCGTACTGAAACTGTGGCGGATGATGGACGAGGCCGACGAATTGGGAACCGCGGTTTGGCGAGCCCGCAACAAAATCGTTGTTTTCCTAGCGGTCGTTTTGGTGGCTGTTACGATTAGCGGAACGTTGATGTTCCACATTGAATCTGTTGCGGCGGTAGAGTTTGATCCAGAAAACGTCAAAACAACTCAGTTCACTTCCATACCGCAAGCGATGTACTGGGCTATCGTGACCATGACCACGGTGGGATACGGCGATGTCGTGCCCCAGACGATCGTGGGCAAGGTTATCGCCGCTGCACTGATCTTGCTGGGGTACAGCCTGATCATCGTCCCATCGACGTTCGTCACTGCTGAAATCATGAGTCACACGACGCATGAATCAAAAATCACGTGCGAACATTGTGGCGTCGAAGACGTCCGCGAAGATGCTGCGTATTGCTACCGCTGCGGCACGAGGTTGTAA
- a CDS encoding 2-oxoacid:acceptor oxidoreductase subunit alpha encodes MATGTSTTSKKVNSVSGITVRLCGDSGDGMQLLGTQLTNTSALAGNDVATFPDFPAEIRAPRGTRAGVSGFQVQFASEEIFTPGDVLDALVVMNPAAMVTNLGDLRKGGILIANEDGFNDKEFKLAKVESNPLDASVIEETYRVIKVPMTQLTRDAVAEFGLGTKIADRCKNFFAMGMVYWLFGRSLDPTLRFIEAKFGKKPEVAAANVAALRAGWAFGETTEAFGESYQVEAAELPPGTYRNIMGNQALAWGLIAASKKSGKDMFYGTYPITPASDILHELTKYKNCGVRTFQAEDEIAAICSTIGAAFGGSMGVTASSGPGIALKGEAMGLGMMLELPMIIINVQRGGPSTGLPTKTEQSDLLQAMYGRNGEAPLPILAPRSPGDCFAIAVEAWRLAVECMLPVIILSDGYIANGSEPWKIPTMDELPEIKIKHPEGTQGDEPFMPYARDENLARPWAIPGTPGLMHRVGGLEKEDVTGNVSYDPANHQHMTDTRAAKVAKIAERVPEQDIFGEPEGDVLVVSWGGTYGSCHTAVANLRADGNKVSHIHLRYLNPMPSNIGTLLKSFKKVVVPELNKGQLRMLLRSEYLVDCIGINKVQGKPFSVTELVEQIGEQLPASNNVRNKAG; translated from the coding sequence ATGGCCACTGGCACGTCCACGACCTCCAAAAAAGTCAATTCCGTTTCTGGCATCACTGTTCGATTGTGCGGTGACTCAGGCGACGGAATGCAATTGCTGGGTACCCAGCTTACCAACACCAGTGCGCTCGCTGGCAACGACGTCGCGACTTTCCCCGACTTCCCTGCCGAGATCCGCGCCCCTCGCGGAACTCGTGCTGGAGTGTCAGGGTTCCAGGTTCAGTTCGCCAGCGAAGAGATCTTCACCCCCGGTGACGTGCTTGACGCCTTGGTCGTGATGAATCCGGCTGCCATGGTGACGAACCTGGGAGACCTTCGAAAAGGCGGAATCCTGATCGCCAACGAGGATGGCTTCAATGATAAAGAATTCAAGCTGGCCAAAGTGGAATCCAATCCGCTCGACGCAAGCGTTATTGAAGAAACCTATCGGGTGATCAAGGTCCCGATGACCCAGTTGACCCGAGACGCAGTCGCTGAGTTTGGCCTGGGTACCAAGATCGCCGATCGTTGCAAGAACTTCTTTGCGATGGGAATGGTGTACTGGCTCTTTGGACGCTCCCTCGATCCAACCTTGCGTTTCATCGAGGCGAAGTTTGGTAAGAAACCCGAAGTGGCCGCCGCCAATGTCGCGGCTTTGCGTGCGGGATGGGCATTCGGTGAAACAACCGAAGCTTTCGGTGAGAGTTACCAAGTCGAAGCCGCCGAGTTACCACCTGGCACTTATCGCAACATCATGGGCAACCAAGCGTTGGCTTGGGGATTGATCGCCGCTTCCAAGAAAAGCGGCAAGGATATGTTTTACGGAACTTATCCGATCACACCCGCTAGTGACATCTTGCACGAATTGACCAAGTACAAGAACTGCGGCGTGCGAACGTTCCAAGCAGAGGACGAAATTGCGGCAATCTGTTCCACCATTGGCGCCGCGTTCGGTGGCAGCATGGGCGTGACGGCTTCAAGTGGTCCTGGAATCGCCTTAAAGGGCGAGGCAATGGGACTAGGCATGATGCTGGAACTGCCGATGATCATCATCAACGTGCAGCGGGGTGGACCGAGCACCGGGTTGCCCACCAAGACTGAGCAAAGCGACCTCCTGCAGGCGATGTACGGCCGCAACGGCGAAGCGCCACTGCCGATCCTTGCACCACGATCCCCTGGTGATTGCTTCGCCATTGCGGTGGAAGCTTGGCGGTTGGCGGTGGAGTGCATGTTGCCCGTCATCATTCTTTCCGACGGCTACATCGCCAATGGTAGCGAGCCTTGGAAGATCCCGACGATGGACGAGCTACCCGAGATCAAGATCAAGCATCCCGAAGGCACGCAGGGTGACGAACCGTTCATGCCATACGCACGCGATGAAAACTTGGCTCGTCCATGGGCAATCCCTGGAACGCCTGGCTTAATGCATCGCGTCGGCGGTTTGGAAAAGGAAGATGTCACCGGCAACGTCAGCTATGACCCGGCGAACCACCAACACATGACCGACACTCGCGCAGCCAAGGTTGCGAAGATTGCCGAGCGAGTTCCCGAACAAGATATCTTTGGTGAACCCGAGGGCGATGTTCTTGTCGTTTCATGGGGCGGCACCTACGGTTCGTGTCACACCGCGGTGGCCAACCTGCGAGCCGATGGCAACAAGGTTAGCCATATTCACTTGCGTTACCTCAATCCCATGCCATCGAACATCGGCACTTTGCTTAAGTCGTTCAAGAAGGTGGTGGTCCCTGAATTGAACAAGGGGCAACTTCGCATGCTGCTTCGCAGTGAGTATCTGGTCGATTGCATTGGCATCAACAAAGTGCAAGGCAAACCGTTCTCGGTGACTGAACTTGTCGAACAGATTGGCGAGCAATTGCCGGCGTCCAACAACGTTCGCAACAAAGCCGGCTAA
- a CDS encoding rhomboid family protein, with product MGLESRDYYRNSSGRGQGASGFADMPTVCKTILVANIIVFVLQILLTRPVGPAEMQHRIDAIAQQYESRDRFDDIDARSLAQAASMMPRQSIVQEAFELDSRKVMQGQVWRLVTSAFCHDRFGIWHLLFNMLFLFWFGSRLENMYGPREFALFYFASAIAASVAFIALGFYTGDMTPAIGASGAIWGVLVLYAIHYPYERIRIYFLFPIEIRWLVLLYFVFDLHPVLLTLSGDAMHSGVAHAAHLGGAVFGFGYFKAGWRLERYWDRVPWLGELGNPKQKSWKPSIGGSQGRSGRRRVKSPATIRLHTPETHAELQSKVEPKLLDQLAAKPRLDPELERLELSLDQVLEKIHLQGRESLTDAEVAVLEKASRKYRGDD from the coding sequence ATGGGTCTTGAAAGCCGAGATTACTACCGAAACTCGAGCGGTCGTGGGCAAGGAGCGTCAGGCTTTGCTGATATGCCAACGGTTTGTAAGACGATTTTGGTTGCGAACATCATTGTCTTCGTGCTGCAAATTCTTTTGACGCGCCCCGTGGGGCCTGCCGAAATGCAGCATCGTATTGATGCAATTGCACAGCAGTATGAAAGCCGAGATAGATTTGACGACATTGATGCCCGTTCATTGGCACAAGCAGCATCGATGATGCCTCGGCAATCGATCGTGCAAGAAGCTTTTGAACTGGATTCACGCAAGGTGATGCAGGGGCAAGTATGGCGACTGGTGACGTCGGCGTTCTGTCATGATCGATTCGGAATTTGGCATTTGCTTTTCAACATGCTGTTTTTGTTTTGGTTTGGTTCACGTCTCGAGAACATGTATGGGCCGCGCGAGTTTGCGCTGTTTTATTTTGCTTCGGCAATTGCAGCCAGCGTCGCCTTTATTGCGTTGGGTTTTTATACCGGCGACATGACCCCGGCGATCGGTGCTTCGGGTGCAATTTGGGGAGTGCTTGTCTTATACGCCATCCACTATCCCTATGAACGAATTCGCATTTACTTTCTGTTTCCGATCGAGATACGTTGGTTGGTGTTGCTGTACTTCGTTTTTGATTTGCATCCGGTACTGTTAACGCTTAGCGGCGACGCGATGCACAGCGGTGTTGCTCACGCGGCGCATCTCGGCGGCGCAGTGTTTGGTTTTGGTTACTTCAAAGCCGGGTGGCGATTGGAACGCTATTGGGACCGAGTCCCTTGGTTGGGAGAACTTGGGAATCCAAAGCAAAAGAGTTGGAAGCCATCAATTGGGGGAAGCCAGGGGCGATCTGGTCGTCGACGAGTGAAGTCTCCGGCGACCATCCGGCTGCACACACCTGAAACTCATGCAGAGCTTCAATCGAAAGTTGAACCGAAATTGTTGGATCAACTCGCCGCCAAGCCTCGACTCGATCCTGAGCTTGAGCGTTTAGAATTGTCGCTCGACCAAGTGCTCGAAAAAATACACCTTCAGGGTCGCGAGTCGCTGACGGATGCTGAGGTTGCCGTTCTCGAAAAAGCAAGTCGCAAATACCGCGGTGACGATTGA
- the cysK gene encoding cysteine synthase A — protein MPRGKFYSDATKAIGDTPMIQINRLVPSGGATVFAKCEFFQPLNSVKDRIGVAMIEAGERDGKITKGTHIVEPTSGNTGIALAFVCAAKGYKLTLTMPESMSVERRALLRAMGAELVLTPAGEGMKGAINTAAEIVAKDSSAFMPQQFENPANPAIHESTTGPEIWADSGNDIDAIVAGVGTGGTITGVSRFLKSKNPNFKAFAVEPKHSPVISGGDPGKHRIQGIGAGFIPKNLDTSIIDDVVQVDDEDAFEWGRRLAKEEGIVGGISSGANMWAAAQVAARPDMKGKRIVTIMCSLGERYLSTPLFGDLGL, from the coding sequence ATGCCACGTGGAAAGTTTTACAGCGACGCAACGAAGGCCATCGGCGATACCCCGATGATCCAAATTAATCGTTTGGTGCCATCGGGCGGCGCGACTGTGTTCGCGAAGTGCGAGTTCTTTCAGCCACTCAACAGCGTGAAAGATCGTATCGGTGTGGCCATGATCGAAGCGGGCGAACGCGACGGCAAGATCACCAAAGGCACCCACATCGTTGAACCTACCAGCGGCAATACTGGAATTGCGCTCGCATTTGTTTGCGCAGCGAAGGGTTACAAGCTCACCCTGACGATGCCCGAATCCATGTCGGTTGAACGCCGAGCACTGCTACGTGCGATGGGTGCCGAACTTGTGCTCACGCCCGCAGGCGAAGGCATGAAGGGAGCCATCAATACAGCCGCTGAAATCGTTGCGAAGGATTCCAGTGCCTTCATGCCGCAGCAGTTTGAAAACCCAGCCAACCCTGCGATCCACGAATCAACCACCGGTCCTGAAATTTGGGCCGACAGCGGCAATGACATCGACGCGATCGTTGCCGGCGTAGGAACCGGCGGAACGATCACGGGTGTTTCGCGGTTCCTGAAGTCCAAGAACCCAAACTTCAAAGCCTTTGCTGTTGAACCCAAACATTCACCTGTGATCAGCGGCGGAGACCCAGGCAAGCACCGCATTCAAGGCATTGGAGCTGGGTTCATCCCCAAGAACCTTGACACTTCGATCATCGACGACGTCGTACAAGTCGACGACGAGGACGCGTTTGAATGGGGTCGACGATTGGCCAAGGAAGAAGGAATTGTTGGCGGCATTAGCAGCGGTGCAAACATGTGGGCAGCCGCCCAAGTTGCTGCTCGGCCCGACATGAAGGGTAAACGGATCGTCACGATCATGTGCAGCCTAGGCGAGCGTTATCTGAGCACGCCGTTGTTCGGCGACCTAGGTCTCTAG
- a CDS encoding ketoacyl-ACP synthase III, giving the protein MPEPVVPELVAPTNRRGKHANLGPIAVHLPERIESNDELQKQFPRWDLSLIEEKTGISQRHIAKPDETASDLAVKAAEKLFAESDIDRDSIDFLLLCTQTPDYPLPTTSCLIQDRLGLSTRCGALDFNLGCSGFVYGLAVADGLIQSGVAKNVLLLTAETYSKYIDDDDRSLRTIFGDGAAATLITAGDEPTLWGFQFGSDGSGGDMLVVGDGGARPATDAIQPRHRKRWKSRLYMDGPSLINFTVEAIPRLVDEILETNGLTDAEIDKYLMHQATWKMLDQLRTRMGVAEDRLPIDMADIGNTVSCTLPILIQRLRSRGELADGTTQMLVGFGVGLSWAGCLWKV; this is encoded by the coding sequence GTGCCTGAACCCGTCGTGCCCGAACTCGTGGCGCCAACCAACCGCCGCGGAAAGCACGCCAATCTTGGCCCTATCGCCGTTCACCTTCCCGAACGGATCGAGTCCAACGACGAATTGCAAAAGCAGTTCCCTCGTTGGGATCTGAGTCTGATCGAAGAGAAGACCGGAATTTCTCAACGTCACATTGCTAAGCCAGACGAGACGGCAAGTGACTTGGCCGTGAAGGCGGCTGAAAAGTTGTTCGCCGAATCAGACATCGATCGCGACAGCATCGACTTCTTGCTGTTGTGCACGCAAACACCTGATTACCCACTGCCGACAACAAGCTGCCTGATTCAAGATCGGTTGGGACTTTCCACTCGATGCGGTGCTTTGGATTTCAATCTGGGTTGCAGCGGTTTTGTTTACGGACTTGCTGTGGCCGATGGCTTAATCCAAAGCGGGGTGGCGAAGAACGTGCTGTTGCTCACGGCGGAAACGTACAGCAAGTACATTGACGATGACGATCGCAGCTTACGAACCATCTTTGGCGACGGGGCGGCCGCGACACTCATAACGGCCGGTGACGAACCAACTTTGTGGGGCTTCCAATTTGGCAGCGATGGCAGCGGCGGCGACATGCTTGTCGTCGGCGATGGAGGAGCCAGACCGGCGACCGACGCAATCCAACCTCGCCATCGAAAGCGATGGAAGAGCCGTTTGTACATGGATGGCCCCAGCTTGATCAACTTCACCGTGGAAGCAATTCCTCGCCTGGTCGACGAAATTCTGGAAACCAATGGACTAACCGACGCCGAGATCGACAAGTATCTGATGCACCAGGCCACCTGGAAAATGCTGGATCAGCTTCGAACGCGGATGGGCGTGGCAGAAGACCGGCTGCCAATTGACATGGCCGATATCGGCAATACCGTCTCTTGCACGCTGCCAATCTTGATCCAAAGATTGCGAAGTCGCGGCGAATTGGCGGACGGAACGACGCAAATGCTGGTGGGATTTGGCGTTGGGTTGTCTTGGGCGGGATGCCTCTGGAAGGTTTGA
- a CDS encoding 2-oxoacid:ferredoxin oxidoreductase subunit beta — MSLPVLKAADFASDQDVRWCPGCGDYSILAQMKKVLPELGVPREKIVFVSGIGCSSRFPYYMNTYGMHSIHGRAPGFATGLKSTRPDLMVWVITGDGDALSIGGNHFIHVLRRNLDVNIVLFNNRIYGLTKGQYSPTSTEGQITKSTPMGSIDHPLSPLSVALAAEATFVARSVDAHVKHLGEMLTRAAAHKGTSLLEVYQNCNVFNDGAMAYAQEKKQRDDNVIELEHGKPLVFAKGTKGVRLVGSGLEVVNTADVAVDDLLIHDEKAHNPSIQMMLARMSYPEMPEPIGVLRCVEGVPTYDDQINAQVDLAREKRGEGDLDKLFTSGDTWVVS, encoded by the coding sequence ATGTCGCTTCCTGTACTCAAAGCTGCCGACTTCGCTTCCGACCAAGATGTTCGATGGTGCCCTGGATGTGGAGACTACTCCATCTTGGCTCAGATGAAGAAGGTCTTGCCGGAACTCGGCGTGCCTCGCGAAAAGATCGTGTTCGTTAGCGGCATCGGTTGCAGCAGCCGCTTTCCGTACTACATGAACACGTATGGAATGCATAGCATCCATGGACGTGCCCCCGGGTTTGCCACGGGCCTGAAATCCACACGTCCCGATTTGATGGTTTGGGTCATTACCGGTGACGGAGACGCGTTGTCGATCGGTGGCAACCACTTCATCCATGTGCTGCGACGAAACCTGGACGTTAACATCGTCCTGTTCAATAACCGCATCTATGGCTTGACCAAAGGTCAGTACAGCCCCACCAGCACCGAAGGGCAGATCACCAAGAGCACGCCCATGGGTTCGATCGACCACCCGCTAAGCCCGTTGTCAGTAGCCCTTGCTGCCGAAGCAACGTTCGTTGCACGAAGCGTTGATGCCCACGTCAAGCACCTCGGCGAAATGCTCACTCGTGCTGCTGCTCACAAGGGAACGTCGTTGCTTGAGGTCTACCAAAACTGCAACGTGTTCAACGATGGCGCGATGGCCTACGCGCAAGAAAAGAAACAACGTGACGACAACGTGATCGAACTCGAACACGGCAAGCCGCTTGTCTTCGCCAAAGGCACCAAGGGCGTTCGCTTGGTTGGCAGTGGCCTCGAAGTTGTCAACACAGCCGACGTTGCCGTTGATGATTTGTTGATTCACGATGAAAAGGCTCACAACCCGTCCATCCAGATGATGCTTGCTCGAATGTCATACCCCGAGATGCCCGAGCCGATCGGCGTGCTTCGATGCGTCGAAGGCGTCCCGACGTACGACGATCAAATCAACGCTCAGGTTGACCTCGCGAGAGAAAAGCGTGGCGAAGGCGATCTTGATAAACTATTTACCTCGGGTGACACCTGGGTCGTCAGCTAA
- a CDS encoding zinc metallopeptidase: protein MDDPFFLLLLFGIPVISQVVSSQMRKRFVEHSADPMPLTGKQAAERMLAENGIIDVRVISTAGQLTDHYDPSKKTVNLSEVVYNQSNVAAVAVATHECGHAVQDATGYTMLTMRSKMVPLLRISNFAIPVLAFGGAGISQIAGNHGTAILCLVGLGAPTMFSLVTLPVEFNASRRALNWLEDAGIATGEKYSGARKALFWAAMTYVVAALGAIVQALYFAKIFLGRGRR, encoded by the coding sequence GTGGACGACCCGTTTTTCCTGTTGTTGCTCTTTGGCATTCCCGTCATTAGCCAAGTGGTGTCGAGTCAAATGCGGAAGCGTTTTGTCGAGCACTCTGCGGACCCAATGCCGTTAACCGGCAAGCAGGCAGCCGAGCGGATGCTGGCGGAAAACGGGATTATCGACGTCCGCGTGATCTCGACAGCGGGGCAACTGACCGATCACTACGATCCGAGCAAAAAAACGGTCAACCTTAGCGAAGTCGTCTACAACCAAAGCAATGTCGCCGCGGTGGCCGTGGCAACTCATGAATGCGGCCATGCGGTTCAAGACGCGACCGGCTATACGATGCTGACCATGCGTTCCAAGATGGTTCCATTGTTAAGGATTAGCAATTTTGCGATTCCTGTGTTGGCGTTCGGCGGAGCCGGGATATCGCAAATTGCTGGCAACCACGGCACCGCAATTCTTTGCCTCGTAGGCTTGGGAGCACCAACTATGTTCAGTTTGGTCACCTTGCCAGTGGAATTTAACGCCAGCCGTCGGGCGCTCAATTGGTTGGAAGATGCGGGGATAGCGACCGGCGAGAAGTACTCCGGGGCCCGCAAAGCGCTCTTTTGGGCGGCGATGACCTACGTTGTTGCGGCCCTCGGGGCGATCGTCCAGGCTCTTTATTTCGCGAAGATATTCCTGGGACGTGGCCGCAGGTAG
- a CDS encoding tetratricopeptide repeat protein yields the protein MKFHARIVLFPLLLVLATGCGERVTDDVSTTADVVEPQVDRREKLFESALALIENDSTPERDVQNSLASIRRLAMGRPPYLPAQRYLVDRMLDEGYQSGTVQQQRILIENLTIVADAGDESAQAVLGLMHLARKDLAAAIERLRPAVHDQPGLLLTFARTLLLDGQSDEAVEVGNQAVQHYRQQLSDSKSNESATIGLAQAYTLLERYDEALAALDALELEGGPTISTTRTNIKLAQIRHWHRVNPEDPRVATSLRTMFDQEPGSLLIWSNVYELSLGDWVQASELKRWVKDAIITHSSGGTVELIRAAHMHSQGKVGDAIELLEDVLENEVELERPEILNNLASYLANAEPPELERALAHADRLIELAPQNLMYRETRGQVLAKLGRVEEAITELEAARTVMANYEPLLETLASLYDDQQEYAKADAVRNGLKNKLLGLEIDPDTDTLIGELMKR from the coding sequence ATGAAATTTCACGCCAGGATTGTTCTTTTTCCACTATTGCTTGTTCTCGCGACTGGCTGTGGTGAACGTGTCACTGACGACGTTTCCACCACGGCCGACGTGGTTGAACCACAGGTTGATCGTCGAGAAAAGTTGTTTGAGTCAGCACTCGCTCTGATTGAAAATGACTCAACGCCAGAAAGAGATGTTCAAAACTCCTTGGCGTCCATCCGACGTCTAGCGATGGGTCGGCCTCCGTACTTGCCTGCGCAGCGCTATCTTGTCGATCGGATGTTGGACGAGGGCTACCAATCGGGAACGGTCCAGCAGCAACGAATCTTAATTGAGAACCTGACGATCGTCGCCGATGCCGGTGATGAGTCCGCTCAAGCTGTTCTAGGGCTGATGCACCTGGCACGCAAGGATTTGGCAGCGGCGATCGAGCGACTACGACCTGCGGTTCACGACCAGCCGGGCTTGCTACTGACGTTCGCGCGAACGCTGTTGCTAGACGGTCAATCCGATGAGGCCGTGGAGGTCGGCAATCAGGCCGTGCAGCATTACCGGCAACAACTCAGTGATTCGAAATCGAACGAATCAGCGACCATCGGGCTAGCCCAGGCCTATACCCTGCTGGAACGTTACGATGAAGCGTTGGCGGCGCTGGATGCACTGGAATTGGAGGGCGGTCCTACAATTTCCACGACAAGAACGAACATCAAGCTCGCTCAAATTCGCCATTGGCATCGTGTCAATCCAGAGGACCCGCGGGTTGCCACTTCGTTACGAACGATGTTTGATCAAGAGCCTGGTTCGCTACTGATCTGGAGTAACGTTTACGAACTGAGTCTTGGCGACTGGGTACAGGCTAGCGAGTTGAAGCGGTGGGTAAAAGATGCGATCATCACTCATTCGTCCGGTGGCACCGTTGAGCTAATTCGAGCGGCTCACATGCATTCACAAGGAAAGGTCGGTGACGCCATCGAGCTTCTCGAAGACGTACTCGAAAACGAAGTTGAACTCGAGCGACCAGAAATTCTAAACAATCTGGCTTCTTACCTAGCGAATGCTGAGCCTCCGGAGCTTGAGCGAGCGCTCGCCCATGCCGACCGTCTGATTGAACTAGCACCGCAGAATTTGATGTATCGCGAAACTCGGGGGCAAGTGCTGGCCAAGCTCGGTCGCGTAGAAGAAGCGATAACGGAATTGGAAGCGGCGCGAACGGTGATGGCGAACTATGAACCGCTTCTTGAAACACTCGCTTCCCTTTATGACGACCAGCAGGAATACGCTAAGGCTGACGCGGTACGAAACGGCTTGAAGAACAAGTTGCTCGGTTTAGAAATAGACCCTGATACGGACACGCTGATTGGCGAGTTGATGAAACGATAA